The following are encoded in a window of Aromatoleum petrolei genomic DNA:
- the pqqB gene encoding pyrroloquinoline quinone biosynthesis protein PqqB produces MKIRVLGSAAGGGFPQWNCNCRNCDGVRRGTVRARARTQSSIAVSGDDENWVLFNASPDVLQQVRSFPALQPGRALRDTAIRAIVLIDAQIDHTTGLLMLREHRSPHQLWCTAEVREDLSAGNPLFGVLGHYCGIDWHDVPLAGRFDIAGAPGVAFEALPLTSNAPPYSPHRDQPRPGDNIGVTLVDAKSGRRVFYAPGLGEMEPHVWAAMQAADCVLVDGTLWTDDEMIRLGASQKTSRAMGHLPQSGPGGMIEWLDRLPATTRKVLIHINNTNPILDEDSAERAALAAHGIEVSWDGMELSF; encoded by the coding sequence GTGAAGATCAGGGTGCTCGGTTCGGCGGCGGGCGGCGGATTCCCGCAATGGAACTGCAATTGCCGCAACTGCGACGGCGTGCGCCGCGGGACGGTGCGTGCCCGGGCCCGCACGCAGTCGTCGATCGCGGTGAGCGGCGACGACGAGAACTGGGTGCTGTTCAACGCCTCGCCCGACGTGCTGCAGCAGGTCCGCAGCTTTCCCGCGCTGCAACCGGGGCGCGCGCTGCGCGACACGGCGATCCGCGCGATCGTGCTGATCGACGCGCAGATCGACCACACGACGGGCCTGCTGATGCTGCGCGAGCACCGCTCCCCGCATCAGTTGTGGTGTACCGCCGAGGTGCGCGAGGACCTGTCGGCGGGCAATCCGCTCTTCGGCGTGCTCGGGCATTACTGCGGCATCGACTGGCACGACGTGCCGCTCGCCGGACGGTTCGACATCGCGGGCGCACCGGGCGTGGCCTTCGAGGCGCTGCCGCTGACGAGCAACGCGCCGCCGTACTCGCCGCACCGCGACCAGCCGCGGCCCGGCGACAACATCGGCGTGACGCTGGTCGATGCGAAGAGCGGCCGGCGGGTGTTCTACGCGCCGGGCCTCGGCGAGATGGAACCCCACGTGTGGGCCGCGATGCAGGCGGCCGACTGCGTGCTGGTCGATGGCACCTTGTGGACAGACGACGAGATGATCCGCCTCGGCGCCTCGCAGAAGACTTCGCGCGCGATGGGGCACCTGCCGCAGTCGGGGCCGGGCGGGATGATCGAATGGCTCGACCGCCTGCCCGCCACGACGCGCAAGGTGCTGATCCACATCAACAACACGAACCCGATCCTCGATGAGGACAGTGCGGAGCGCGCGGCGCTCGCTGCACACGGCATCGAGGTGAGCTGGGACGGTATGGAACTGTCGTTCTGA
- the zwf gene encoding glucose-6-phosphate dehydrogenase, translated as MIPLEAFDLILFGGSGDLAMRKLLPALYYRHRDSVAGGNTARWRIVGVGREELSREAYVAKVEAAARKFVAARDFDDAAWAAFAGTLDYVRVDAREPGDFERLGATLGDNPARVRVFYLATAPSLFASICENLGAAGLVTPDSRVVLEKPLGRDLASARQINEQVGAIFKEEQIYRIDHYLGKETVQNLIALRFGNTLFEPLWSRGCVRDVQITLAETVGVEGRGEFYDNTGALRDMVQNHLLQLLCIVAMEPPASIDPDAMRDEKLKVLRSLRPMTPEDVASRTVRGQYRAGAVEGRPVPAYLEEAGIPAGSRTETFVALKAELNNWRWAGVPFYLRTGKRMQDRLAEIVVNFRDVPHALFPSLSGERAPNRLVIRLQPDEGLELHLMAKVPGDEMRLRPVALNLDFAETYHGRQWDAYERLLMDVIRGKLTLFMRRDELDAAWRWIEPILEGWEQDPTPPRPYTAGTWGPAASSALVGRDGLAWLQDS; from the coding sequence TTGATCCCTCTTGAAGCGTTCGACCTGATCCTGTTCGGTGGCAGCGGCGATCTCGCGATGCGCAAGCTGCTCCCCGCCTTGTATTACCGTCATCGCGACAGCGTTGCCGGCGGCAACACCGCGCGCTGGCGCATCGTCGGCGTCGGGCGCGAAGAGCTTTCGCGCGAAGCGTATGTGGCGAAGGTCGAGGCCGCGGCACGCAAGTTCGTCGCCGCGCGCGATTTCGACGACGCGGCGTGGGCGGCTTTCGCGGGCACGCTGGACTATGTGCGCGTCGATGCCCGCGAGCCGGGCGACTTCGAGCGCCTGGGCGCCACGCTCGGCGACAACCCGGCGCGCGTGCGCGTGTTCTATCTGGCGACCGCGCCCAGCCTGTTCGCGTCGATCTGCGAGAACCTCGGCGCAGCGGGCCTCGTCACGCCCGACAGCCGTGTCGTGCTGGAAAAGCCGCTCGGGCGCGATCTCGCCTCGGCGCGCCAGATCAACGAACAGGTCGGCGCGATCTTCAAGGAAGAGCAGATCTACCGGATCGACCACTACCTCGGCAAGGAGACGGTGCAGAACCTGATCGCGCTGCGCTTCGGCAACACGCTGTTCGAACCCCTGTGGAGCCGTGGTTGCGTGCGCGACGTGCAGATCACGCTCGCCGAGACCGTCGGCGTCGAAGGGCGCGGCGAGTTCTACGACAACACCGGCGCGCTGCGCGACATGGTGCAGAACCACCTGCTGCAGCTCCTGTGCATCGTCGCGATGGAGCCGCCCGCGAGCATCGACCCCGACGCGATGCGCGACGAGAAGCTCAAGGTGCTGCGCTCGCTGCGCCCGATGACGCCCGAGGATGTCGCCTCCCGCACCGTGCGTGGCCAGTACCGCGCCGGCGCCGTCGAGGGCCGTCCCGTGCCGGCCTACCTGGAGGAGGCTGGCATCCCCGCCGGCAGCCGCACCGAGACCTTCGTCGCGCTGAAGGCCGAGCTCAACAACTGGCGCTGGGCCGGCGTGCCCTTCTACCTGCGCACCGGCAAGCGCATGCAGGACCGCCTCGCCGAGATCGTCGTGAACTTCCGCGACGTGCCGCACGCGCTGTTCCCCTCGCTCTCGGGCGAGCGCGCGCCCAACCGCCTGGTGATCCGCCTGCAGCCCGACGAAGGGCTCGAACTTCACCTGATGGCCAAGGTGCCGGGCGACGAGATGCGCCTGCGCCCGGTCGCGCTCAACCTCGACTTTGCCGAGACCTACCACGGCCGCCAGTGGGATGCCTACGAGCGCCTGCTGATGGACGTGATCCGCGGCAAGCTCACGCTCTTCATGCGCCGCGACGAACTCGACGCCGCGTGGCGCTGGATCGAGCCCATCCTCGAAGGTTGGGAGCAAGACCCGACCCCGCCGCGGCCCTACACCGCAGGCACCTGGGGGCCCGCCGCCTCCAGTGCGCTGGTCGGGCGCGACGGTCTCGCGTGGCTGCAGGATTCCTGA
- the pqqA gene encoding pyrroloquinoline quinone precursor peptide PqqA, with translation MKWETPTACDFRFGFEITMYIATR, from the coding sequence ATGAAATGGGAAACCCCGACCGCCTGCGATTTCCGCTTCGGCTTCGAAATCACGATGTACATCGCCACCCGTTAA
- a CDS encoding DMT family transporter, with product MDDRKSLDARATSLMVVLCVIWGLQQVVLKAAAADIAPILQISLRSGIAALLVAVLMRLRGERISLKAWRPGIVVGLLFALEYLMVGEALRHTSASRTVVFLYTAPIFAALGLHWKLPAERLGWVQWSGIALAFAGVATAFLGRDAQVPAASAADMRWGDFLALLGGVAWGATTVVIRVSSLSHTAPAQTLLYQLVGAFVLLLAAAIGLGQDSFNPTAMAWTSLIFQTLVVSFASFLAWFWLLRNYLASRLGVFSFLTPVFGIVLGALLLDEPLEARFLVGALLVLGGIMVVSGHGWLKTMAAGAQSGGAGRASGGAAAVAARRG from the coding sequence ATGGACGACCGAAAATCGCTGGACGCCCGGGCGACGAGCCTGATGGTCGTGCTCTGCGTGATCTGGGGCCTGCAGCAGGTCGTGCTCAAGGCTGCCGCCGCCGACATCGCGCCGATCCTGCAGATCTCGCTGCGTTCGGGCATCGCCGCACTGCTCGTCGCCGTCCTGATGCGCCTGCGCGGGGAGCGGATATCGCTGAAGGCATGGCGGCCGGGCATCGTCGTCGGCCTGCTCTTCGCGCTCGAATACCTGATGGTTGGCGAGGCGCTCCGGCACACGAGCGCTTCGCGCACGGTGGTCTTCCTGTACACCGCGCCGATCTTCGCGGCCCTCGGCCTGCACTGGAAACTGCCCGCGGAACGCCTGGGTTGGGTCCAGTGGAGCGGCATCGCGCTGGCCTTTGCGGGGGTGGCGACGGCCTTCCTCGGACGCGACGCGCAGGTCCCGGCCGCCTCGGCGGCCGACATGCGATGGGGCGACTTTCTCGCACTGCTCGGCGGCGTGGCCTGGGGCGCGACGACGGTCGTGATCCGGGTCTCGAGCCTGTCGCATACGGCCCCCGCCCAGACGCTGCTGTACCAGCTCGTCGGCGCCTTCGTCCTGCTGCTCGCGGCGGCGATCGGCCTCGGCCAAGACAGCTTCAATCCGACGGCGATGGCGTGGACGAGCCTGATATTTCAGACGCTGGTCGTGTCCTTCGCGAGCTTCCTCGCGTGGTTCTGGCTGCTCAGGAACTATCTCGCCTCGCGGCTCGGCGTCTTTTCCTTCCTGACGCCCGTCTTCGGCATCGTGCTTGGGGCGCTGCTGCTCGACGAACCGCTGGAGGCGCGCTTCCTGGTGGGGGCGCTGCTGGTGCTCGGCGGCATCATGGTCGTCAGCGGGCATGGATGGCTGAAGACGATGGCCGCCGGTGCGCAGAGTGGTGGGGCCGGCCGAGCAAGCGGTGGGGCTGCAGCCGTTGCGGCGAGAAGGGGGTAG
- the pgl gene encoding 6-phosphogluconolactonase, translated as MELAMELDHALNLPRHVAQDVFPDAATMSAALADRVAAMLRHAIGARGRASLVVSGGRSPIPFLRALGQRKLDWSRVAVTLADERWVPADHPDSNAGLVAANLLQGPAAEARFVPLYGGENSPGDGLAACAARLGAIARPFDVVVLGMGDDGHFASIFPGIPRLGELLSESGPALAATVPPAAPHARMTLGLSALLDARRILLPISGAAKRAVIEASGGGNESFPIATLLRQRRTPMHVFFSPST; from the coding sequence ATGGAACTCGCGATGGAACTCGATCACGCCTTGAATCTCCCGCGCCACGTCGCGCAGGATGTCTTTCCCGACGCCGCGACGATGTCCGCGGCGCTCGCCGACCGCGTCGCCGCGATGCTGCGCCACGCGATCGGCGCGCGCGGCCGCGCGAGCCTCGTCGTCTCCGGCGGGCGCAGCCCGATTCCCTTCCTGCGCGCGCTGGGCCAGCGCAAGCTCGACTGGTCGCGCGTCGCCGTCACGCTCGCCGACGAGCGCTGGGTGCCGGCGGACCACCCCGACAGCAACGCCGGCCTCGTCGCCGCCAACCTGCTGCAGGGGCCGGCGGCGGAGGCGCGCTTCGTGCCGCTGTATGGCGGCGAGAATTCGCCCGGCGACGGCCTCGCCGCGTGCGCGGCCCGGCTCGGCGCGATCGCGCGGCCGTTCGACGTGGTGGTGCTGGGCATGGGGGACGACGGGCATTTCGCGTCGATCTTCCCGGGCATCCCGCGGCTGGGCGAGCTGCTGTCGGAGTCCGGCCCCGCGCTTGCGGCAACCGTCCCGCCGGCCGCGCCGCACGCGCGCATGACGCTGGGGCTGTCCGCGCTGCTCGATGCCCGCCGTATCCTGCTGCCGATCAGCGGCGCCGCGAAGCGAGCGGTGATCGAGGCCTCAGGGGGCGGAAACGAAAGTTTTCCGATCGCCACACTTCTGCGACAACGGCGCACGCCGATGCATGTATTCTTCTCCCCCTCCACGTGA
- the pgi gene encoding glucose-6-phosphate isomerase → MTSLTNSPAWRALAAHRDELGEQHLRDLFAADAGRFERLSLRAAGLFLDYSKNRLVPRTLELLTTLARERGLDAGRAAMFSGKRINTTEDRAVLHVALRNRSDAPVELDGRDVMPAVREVLARMGDFAEGVREGRWRGFTRETITDIVNIGIGGSDLGPAMACQALAACGHERLTMHFVSNIDGDHLAGVLAKVKPARTLFIIASKTFTTIETMTNAASARAWFLANGGSEADVAKQFVAVSTNAERVAAFGIDTANMFGFWDWVGGRYSMWSAVGLPIALYVGRDNFEQLLKGAHAMDRHFAEAPLEANMPVILGLLGVWYRGFFGSASLSIAPYAQALARLPAYLQQLEMESNGKSVTRDGQPVDTATCPVIWGEPGTNGQHAFFQLLHQGTDLIPVDFIAPLKASHALAEHHRLLLANCIAQSKALMVGKTADEVRSELAAGGLSGDALEALVPHRIFPGNRPSNTLLLPDLSPRSLGALIALYEHKVFVQSVIWGINAFDQWGVELGKQIASRIAGELAGGTRSEHDASTEGLIAAVRAAG, encoded by the coding sequence ATGACTTCATTGACGAACTCCCCCGCCTGGCGCGCACTCGCCGCGCATCGCGACGAACTGGGCGAGCAGCACCTGCGCGATCTCTTCGCAGCCGACGCCGGGCGCTTCGAGCGCCTCTCGCTGCGCGCAGCCGGCCTCTTCCTCGACTACTCGAAGAACCGCCTCGTGCCGCGCACGCTCGAACTGCTCACCACGCTCGCGCGCGAACGCGGCCTCGACGCCGGGCGCGCCGCGATGTTCTCCGGCAAGCGCATCAACACCACCGAAGATCGCGCCGTGCTGCACGTCGCGCTGCGCAATCGCAGCGACGCACCGGTCGAGCTCGACGGCCGCGACGTCATGCCGGCCGTGCGCGAGGTCCTCGCACGCATGGGCGACTTCGCCGAAGGCGTGCGTGAGGGGCGCTGGCGCGGCTTCACGCGCGAAACGATCACCGACATCGTCAACATCGGCATCGGCGGCTCCGACCTCGGTCCCGCGATGGCCTGCCAGGCGCTCGCCGCCTGCGGCCACGAACGCCTGACGATGCACTTCGTGTCCAACATCGACGGCGATCACCTCGCCGGCGTGCTCGCGAAGGTCAAGCCCGCGCGCACCCTCTTCATCATCGCTTCGAAAACCTTCACGACCATCGAGACGATGACCAACGCCGCCAGCGCGCGTGCCTGGTTCCTCGCCAACGGAGGCAGCGAGGCGGACGTCGCGAAGCAATTCGTCGCCGTGTCCACCAACGCCGAGCGCGTCGCCGCCTTCGGCATCGACACCGCCAACATGTTCGGCTTCTGGGACTGGGTCGGCGGGCGCTACTCGATGTGGTCGGCCGTGGGCCTGCCGATCGCGCTCTACGTCGGCCGCGACAACTTCGAGCAGTTGCTGAAAGGCGCACACGCGATGGACCGCCACTTCGCCGAAGCCCCGCTCGAGGCCAACATGCCGGTGATCCTCGGCCTGCTGGGCGTGTGGTATCGCGGCTTCTTCGGCTCGGCGAGCCTCTCGATCGCGCCCTATGCGCAGGCGCTCGCCCGCCTGCCGGCCTACCTGCAGCAGCTCGAGATGGAAAGCAACGGCAAGTCGGTGACGCGCGACGGCCAGCCCGTCGACACTGCCACCTGCCCGGTGATCTGGGGCGAACCCGGCACCAACGGCCAACACGCCTTCTTCCAACTGCTGCACCAAGGCACGGACCTGATTCCGGTCGACTTCATCGCGCCGCTGAAGGCGAGCCACGCGCTGGCCGAACACCACCGCCTGCTGCTCGCCAACTGCATCGCGCAGAGCAAGGCGCTGATGGTCGGCAAGACCGCAGACGAAGTGCGCAGCGAACTCGCCGCCGGCGGCCTGTCGGGCGACGCGCTGGAGGCGCTGGTGCCGCACCGCATCTTCCCCGGCAACCGCCCGAGCAACACGCTGCTGCTTCCCGACCTCTCGCCGCGTTCGCTGGGTGCGCTCATCGCGCTCTACGAGCACAAGGTCTTCGTGCAGAGCGTGATCTGGGGCATCAACGCCTTCGACCAGTGGGGCGTCGAGCTGGGCAAGCAGATCGCCAGCCGCATCGCCGGCGAACTCGCGGGCGGCACGCGCAGCGAGCACGATGCATCGACGGAAGGGCTGATCGCCGCGGTGCGCGCGGCGGGCTGA
- the hexR gene encoding transcriptional regulator HexR — protein sequence MENQPIITSSGEVPDATGQRQTSPLLARIEASFDDLRKSERAVAEFVLAHPNEVLNISIAELAYRVGVSQPTVARFVNALGFTGFKEFKLRLAQSLASGVPYVHRDVGPDDSLDEVAPKVFNRTIGALMSVRNQLDAVRLQRAVELVTRAGRMEFYGIGNSGIVATDAQHKFFRFGIPAVAYSDPHTQGMAATLLEEGDVVVAISASGRTPEIIRACELAREAGAEVIAITASGSPLARAATVLLAADVPEDPDVYAPMTSRIAHLAIIDVLSVSVALASGPELIKRLERTKQTLRDKRIRGFEA from the coding sequence ATGGAAAATCAACCGATCATCACATCGTCCGGCGAGGTGCCGGATGCGACCGGCCAACGGCAGACGAGCCCGCTGCTCGCGCGCATCGAGGCGTCCTTCGACGATTTGCGCAAGTCCGAGCGTGCCGTTGCCGAGTTCGTGCTCGCTCATCCGAACGAGGTGCTCAACATCTCGATCGCGGAACTCGCCTACCGCGTCGGCGTGAGCCAGCCGACCGTCGCGCGCTTCGTCAATGCGCTGGGCTTCACCGGCTTCAAGGAATTCAAGCTGCGCCTCGCGCAAAGCCTCGCGAGCGGTGTGCCCTACGTGCATCGCGACGTCGGGCCGGACGATTCGCTCGACGAAGTCGCGCCCAAGGTCTTCAACCGCACCATCGGCGCGCTGATGAGCGTGCGTAACCAGCTCGACGCCGTGCGCCTGCAGCGTGCGGTGGAACTCGTCACGCGCGCCGGGCGCATGGAGTTCTACGGTATCGGCAATTCGGGCATCGTCGCCACGGATGCGCAGCACAAGTTCTTCCGTTTCGGCATCCCCGCCGTCGCCTACAGCGACCCCCACACCCAGGGCATGGCCGCGACCTTGCTGGAGGAGGGCGACGTCGTCGTAGCGATCTCCGCGAGCGGACGCACGCCCGAGATCATTCGTGCGTGCGAACTGGCGCGCGAAGCGGGTGCCGAGGTAATCGCGATCACCGCCAGCGGCTCGCCGCTCGCCCGCGCGGCGACCGTGCTGCTCGCAGCCGACGTGCCGGAAGATCCCGACGTCTATGCCCCGATGACCTCGCGCATCGCGCATCTGGCGATCATCGACGTGCTGTCGGTGAGCGTCGCGCTCGCGAGCGGCCCCGAACTCATCAAGCGCCTCGAGCGCACCAAGCAGACCCTGCGCGACAAGCGCATCCGCGGATTCGAAGCATAA
- the pqqC gene encoding pyrroloquinoline-quinone synthase PqqC yields the protein MDFDVAIEDAAARTGMANEPPLSREEFEARLRGKSTSYHIHHPFHVMMAEGKLTRAQLQGWVANRFYYQIAIPVKDAAIMSNCPDREIRREWIQRMLDHDGYEIGGIKDPGGIEAWIRLGEAVGLTRDDVTSLRHVVPAARFAVDAYVNFARQRPWQEAIASSLTELFAPHIHQQRIDTWPDMYPWVDTAGLQYFRNRLTQARRDVAHGLRFTLDYFSRSRALQERALEILQFKLDVLWALADAIMLSQCRIEITGPKA from the coding sequence ATGGATTTCGACGTTGCGATCGAGGATGCCGCCGCCCGTACCGGCATGGCCAACGAGCCGCCGCTGAGCCGCGAGGAATTCGAAGCCCGCCTGCGCGGCAAGAGCACGAGCTACCACATCCATCATCCCTTCCACGTAATGATGGCCGAAGGGAAGCTCACGCGTGCGCAGCTGCAGGGCTGGGTCGCGAACCGCTTCTACTACCAGATCGCGATTCCGGTGAAGGACGCCGCGATCATGTCGAACTGCCCGGACCGCGAGATCCGCCGCGAGTGGATCCAGCGCATGCTGGACCACGACGGCTACGAGATTGGCGGCATCAAGGATCCGGGCGGCATCGAGGCGTGGATCCGCCTGGGCGAGGCCGTGGGGCTCACGCGCGACGACGTCACGTCCTTGCGCCACGTGGTGCCGGCGGCGCGTTTCGCGGTCGACGCCTACGTCAATTTCGCGCGCCAGCGGCCGTGGCAGGAAGCGATCGCGTCGAGCCTTACCGAGCTCTTTGCGCCGCACATCCACCAGCAACGCATCGACACCTGGCCCGACATGTATCCGTGGGTCGACACCGCGGGCCTGCAGTACTTTCGCAACCGCCTTACGCAGGCGCGGCGCGACGTCGCACACGGCCTGCGTTTCACGCTCGACTACTTCAGCCGCAGCCGTGCGCTGCAGGAGCGAGCGCTGGAGATCCTGCAGTTCAAGCTCGACGTACTGTGGGCGCTG
- the pip gene encoding prolyl aminopeptidase, producing the protein MATVPDPAIGTLFPPAEPWQSGRLDVGDGHSIYFEQCGDPTGIPLVVLHGGPGSGCSPRMRQIFDPMRFRIVLFDQRGCGRSTPHGECAQNTTADLVADIERLRRHVGVERWLVTGGSWGAALAVAYAAAHQEACLGAILRGIFLTGAADLEWFFAGAGGRFPQAWQALDEVTPGQLHMALRDRLFDAVLGDDEGLSAETVRRWMQWEATLDGGAPAPLPEFPDAATRAVLVAKYRVQAHYLRHQCFLGEEQLLELAASLAGLPVAILHGEKDLVCRVENARRLHRAVPGSRLRVVAHAGHNPFAAEMLHALRDAAMQFAPEPD; encoded by the coding sequence ATGGCCACCGTCCCCGATCCCGCAATCGGCACCCTCTTCCCGCCCGCCGAGCCTTGGCAATCCGGCCGGCTCGACGTCGGTGACGGGCACTCGATTTATTTCGAGCAGTGCGGCGATCCCACCGGCATCCCGCTCGTGGTGCTGCACGGCGGCCCCGGCAGCGGCTGCTCGCCGCGCATGCGGCAGATCTTCGATCCGATGCGCTTCCGCATCGTGCTCTTCGACCAGCGCGGCTGCGGACGCAGCACGCCGCACGGCGAATGCGCGCAGAACACGACCGCGGACCTCGTCGCCGACATCGAGCGGCTGCGCCGCCACGTGGGCGTGGAACGCTGGCTGGTGACCGGCGGCTCCTGGGGGGCTGCGCTAGCCGTTGCGTATGCCGCGGCACATCAGGAAGCCTGCCTCGGCGCGATCCTGCGCGGCATCTTTCTCACCGGCGCCGCGGACCTGGAGTGGTTCTTCGCGGGCGCCGGCGGGCGTTTCCCGCAAGCCTGGCAGGCGCTCGACGAGGTAACGCCGGGTCAGCTGCATATGGCGCTCAGGGATCGCCTGTTCGACGCCGTGCTCGGAGACGACGAAGGCCTCTCAGCGGAAACGGTTCGCCGCTGGATGCAATGGGAAGCGACCCTGGACGGCGGCGCCCCGGCTCCGCTACCGGAGTTTCCCGACGCGGCGACGCGGGCGGTGTTGGTCGCGAAGTATCGGGTGCAGGCACACTACCTGCGCCATCAGTGCTTCCTCGGCGAGGAGCAACTCCTCGAACTCGCAGCGTCGCTCGCCGGCCTGCCGGTGGCGATCCTGCACGGGGAGAAGGATCTCGTATGCCGGGTCGAGAATGCCCGGCGCCTGCACCGCGCGGTGCCGGGGAGCCGGCTGCGGGTCGTTGCGCATGCTGGGCACAATCCCTTCGCGGCGGAGATGCTGCACGCGCTACGCGATGCGGCGATGCAATTCGCCCCCGAACCCGACTGA
- a CDS encoding AraC family transcriptional regulator: MKAVQQPTRLAPQGEQLPSPIHFRVAESPANAIYPTHKHAGGEFVYAFRGVMEVKVLGLHLLAPPQYGIWLPPETEHIGLNRKEVGHCSVYVAKALCGHLPRVPCALSVGPLIVAMLERLRERPPKSPATPEDERFLQVLVDQLTDAPCAGSYLPASTDPVLAPVLQMLEARPEDNRSLPELARLANTTERTLIRRCQRDLGMSLSEWRQRLRILRAMPLLESGRSVESVALDLGYSSSSAFITMFRKLMHVTPAEFAKSGK, encoded by the coding sequence ATGAAAGCCGTGCAGCAGCCGACGCGACTCGCGCCGCAAGGCGAGCAACTGCCCTCGCCCATCCACTTCCGGGTCGCCGAATCCCCGGCCAACGCGATCTACCCGACACACAAGCACGCGGGCGGAGAGTTCGTGTACGCGTTCCGCGGGGTCATGGAAGTGAAGGTGCTCGGGCTGCACCTGCTGGCGCCGCCCCAATACGGGATCTGGCTGCCGCCCGAAACCGAGCACATCGGCCTGAACCGCAAGGAGGTCGGCCACTGTTCCGTGTATGTCGCGAAGGCGCTGTGCGGACACCTGCCGCGGGTACCGTGCGCGCTCTCGGTCGGCCCGCTGATCGTCGCGATGCTCGAGCGGCTTCGCGAACGGCCACCCAAATCGCCCGCGACGCCCGAAGACGAGCGCTTCCTGCAAGTCCTCGTCGACCAGCTCACCGATGCCCCTTGCGCCGGCAGTTACCTGCCGGCATCGACCGATCCGGTGCTCGCGCCGGTCCTCCAAATGCTGGAAGCCCGCCCCGAAGACAACCGCTCGCTGCCGGAGCTCGCCCGCCTTGCCAACACCACCGAACGCACGCTGATCCGGCGCTGCCAGCGCGACCTCGGCATGTCGCTGTCGGAATGGCGCCAGCGCCTGCGCATCCTGCGCGCGATGCCGCTGCTCGAATCGGGCCGCAGCGTCGAATCGGTCGCGCTGGACCTCGGCTATTCCAGCTCGTCCGCGTTCATCACGATGTTCCGCAAGCTGATGCACGTGACACCGGCGGAATTCGCGAAGTCGGGGAAGTGA